The Sorangiineae bacterium MSr11954 DNA segment CGACGCATCCGTGACCGCCGAGCTTTGGGATTCCGACGCGCATCGCCTCGAACATGGCCGTTCGCGAGCGTGGCGATCCGTCATGACGGCGCCGGCTCGAGCCCGAGGTCTTCGCCATGATGCGCGCCATCGACATACACGTAGCATCCGAAGGCGGCCGAGCTTCATCGCGCGGGACGAGAGGGAAATGGCCTCGACCGAGGGCCAAAGCCCCGAGCTCGTGCGGTGACCTAGCGCATGCCCCTTGCAAAGGCCGCGCGCGCGGAGTCGAATCGCTTCTTCTGGACGACATGTCCATCCCCGAAGGAGCTTTCCATGACGACGGTTCCCATGAAGGCGCTGGGGGGCGCCGCGTTTCTTCTCATCCTCGCATCGGCCCCCATGTCCGGCGGCCAGGCATGGGCTCAACCCGCCCCGCTCATGTCGGCGTGCGATGCCGAGCCAAGACCGCCGGCCTGCAACGCGGTGCGCGGTGATCGCGCCGAAGGTTGGCGCGCGCAGGGCCGCGCGGAGGTGATGGCCCAACACGGTATGGTCACCAGCAGCCAGCCGCTCGCCTCGCAGGCGGGCCTGCAAGTGCTCATGAAGGGCGGCAACGCCATCGATGCCGCCATCGCCGCCTCCGCGGTGCTCAATGTGGTGGAGCCGATGAACACCGGCATCGCGGGCGACTTGTTCGTCATGGTGTACATCGCAAAAGAGAAGAAGCTGTATGCCCTCAACGCGAGCGGTATGGCGCCGACGGGGGCGAACCTCGAGCGGTTCCAATCCCTCGGCTACCGCGCCGACCCCGCGAACTTCGGCCCGGGCTCCGGGATGCCCGGCTACGGCATTCTGCCGGTGACCGTGCCGGGGGCCGCGTGGGGTTGGGAGGAGCTCCTCAAGCGATTCGGCAAAAAGACCTTCAAGGACGTGCTCGCGCCGGCCATCGACTATGCGGAGAACGGATTTCCCATCTCGCAGCGCATTGCCCATGATTGGGTGTTGCCCAACGCGCTGCCCCTGCGCGGCTGCTGTACGGCGCCCGATCCCGACACCATCAAGACCTGGTACATCGACGGCAAGCAGCCCGTCGCCGGGCAGGTCTTTCGCAACGCCGATCTGGCCAAGACCTTCCGGCTCCTCGCGCAGCACGGCCGCGACGTCTTCTACAAGGGCGAGATCGCCAAGGCCATCGTGGCCAAATCGAACGCCCTGGGCGGCAGCATGACCCTGGAGGATCTCGCCACCTACAAGGGCGAGTGGAGCACCCCGGCCACCAGCGAGTACCGCGGTTACCGGGTCGCCGAGCTCCCCCCGCCCTCGCAGGCGTGGGGCACCAACGTCATGTTGAACGTCCTCGAGACGTGCATGCCCAAGTGGGCGCCGGGGCAGTCGCTCGCCAGCTTGGGTCCGCGAAACGCCAAGTACTGGCACTTCTTGGTGGAGGCGAAGAAGCTCGCGTACGCGGATCTCTTTCGCTACAACGGCGATCCCAACTTCGTGAAGATCCCGCTGGCCGACTTGCTGTCGAAGGCGCACGCGGAGAAGCTTTGCAGCAAGGTCGATCCCAAGCGCGCGTCGTCCACGGGCCCCGCGGCCCCCGTCAACGCGGGCGGCGACACCGTCGTGCTCTCCACCGCGGACGCGGAGGGCAACATGGTGTCGTGGGTCAGCAGCAATTATCAGAGCTTCGGATCGGGCATCACCGTTCCGGGGTATGGCTTCGTGCTGCACAACCGCGGCTCCCTCTTCAGCCTATCGCCGACGAGCCCCAACGTGATCGCGCCGCACAAGCGGCCGTTCAACACGCTGTCGGCCGGCTTCGTCATGCGAAATGACAATACGCCGCTCATGTCCATTCTGCTGATGGGCGGCGATATGCAGGCGCAAGGTCACGCCCAGACCCTGGTGAGCATCCTCGACCTCGGCGCCAATTTGCAGGCGGCGACCGATATGGCGCGCTTCCACCACGTGCAGGTCCCCAACCGGCTGGAGCTCGAGTCGAGCTTGGCCAACCTCATAGGCCGAGACCTCCTCTCCATGGGGCACAACGTCGTCTCCATCGACGGCACCCCCGTGGGCGGCTTTCAATCCATCCTGTTCACGCCGCTCCCCGCGGGCGCGCCGGCCGGCGCGGGCGCCCCTCGCGTGCACGGTTTCTATCGCGCGGCCTCCGATCATCGAAAAGATGGTGAGGCCGTCGGCTGGTAGCATTTTCGAGTCGGATTGTGCCCTCGTAAGCACCTACCCACGTGCGCGCGAGGGCACGCGCGCCGGCGCGCACCGGGTGAAGGTAGCGCTTTGTCCTCCACGCACGCGCGCCTATGGTGCTCGGATGCGCGACGTCGTCTTATCGTGTGCCTTCCTCGCCATGACCTTCGTGCTCGGTGATCTGCGCGCGGAGACACCGGCGCCGGCCCAGCCGCGGCCGGCGGATCCTGGAAAGCCCACCGTGGTACATCGAAGTGCCTCACCGCCGCCGCCGCGCCGTAACCCCAAGAAGAGCCCGCGCCGGCGCAAGCACCCTGCCGATCCTGCCGTCGGGTCGGCAGCGGCTCGGCCGGGCGGTGCACCTTCTGCCGCGCCGGGCGCGCCGCCGCGGGAGCCGAAACCGCCGACGCGCGATAAGCGAGTACGCAAAGTGAAAATCAAGAAAAAAGACACGACGCGCGTACACACGATTTGATCGATCGCGGCTCGTAGGCGCGTGTATCCGAAGTACATGCGGTTCGGGCCCCAGCGCCTCGCAGGCGCGTGAATTGCTGGGGACCTGCCACCATGAACATTGCAAGGCTTGGATGGACCTTGGTCCTCGGTGCGCTGGTGGCTTGTTCGTCGACGGAGTCCCCTCGTTCGCAATCGGGCAATGATGGGGATGGCCCCCGCCCGGGCTCGGAGACGGGGGCACCCGGCCGCGGCCCAGGCACCGGCGATCCCAACGCGGGCAACGGCGGCGGCTCGGGAGGAGGCGGCGGCTCGGGAGGGAGCGGCAGCGGCGCGGCCGAGTATGCACCGTATTTTTACACGTGGGGCTGGGGCAATCCCGTTTATCCATTTACGAGCCTGGTGGACATGAAGGCCAAAGGCGGCCCCGCCGCCGTCACCTTGGCCTTCGTGCTGTCGAGCGGCGGGTGCGCGGCCACCACCGACGTGCAAGAGCACCTCGCCGACGTCAAAGCGTATGTGGCGGCCGGCGGTCACGTGAAAGCATCGTTCGGCGGCGCCAATGGCACGTACCTGGAGAATGCGTGCGCGGACGCGACCTCGCTCGCCAACGCGATCACGGGCTATGTGCGCGCCACCGGCATCGACGATCTCGACTTCGACGTGGAGCAGAGCGGCGCCATGACCCCGCAGGTGAACGCGCTTCGCGCGCGGGCGCTGGCCACCGTGCAGAAGCAGACCGGCGCCCGCATCTCGTTGACCCTCGCCGCGCTCCCGCGCGATAAGTTCAACACCCCCGGCGGGCTCGGTGCGACCTCCGTCGATGTCGTGAAGGCGGCGGTGGCGGCGGGGGTCGAGCTCACGCACGTCAATTTGATGGTCATGGATTATGGCAATTACTTCAGCGAGGGAAAGAAGATGGGCGAGCTGGCCATTTCGGCCCTCACCGACGCCAATGCCCAACTACGAAGTGCCCTATCCGGCTCGAGCGAAGCAGACGCGTGGAAGATGCTCGGCGCCACCCCCATGATCGGCGAGAACGACGTGGCGAGCGAGGTCTTCACCTTGGAAGACGCGCGCACCTTGGCGGCGTTCGCCAAGAGCAAGTCGCTCGGGTTGCTCTCGTTCTGGGCCATCCATCGCGATCAGCCGTGCGGGGGCGATACCAGCAAGGCCATCTGCAACCGCGTCGGGGGCGCGGCGTTCTCGTTCCATCAGATCTTGCGACCCTGACCGAAGGTGCGCCGCTTGCACCGGCCCCTCATCGGGGGTACGCCGCCCTGCGCGGTTCCTTTCACGCGGGAGGTGTCATCATGAATGGTCGGGCGTGTGGGTTCGGTGCGGCGATCGCAGCCTTCGCAGTGGCGTCGTGCTCAACGGCGGCAGCCAACCGGGGTACGGTGATGCGGAATGTCGACGAAGGTGAGTCGCGGGTGCGAATCACGTCCGCCGAATTTCGAGAGGGCGATTCGATCCAATTTTTACGGGATACATGTGGCACCCGAACCCGCGGCTCGGGCTCGCCGAATTGCAGGCTCCAACCGGTGGGCACGGGCATGATCACCCGCATCGTCCAACCGAACGAGGCCGCAGTACGGCCCGACCCAGGCATTACCGTTCAGCCGGGGGATGCGGTACAAAAGATTCCGAAATGATCGGGTCACGGAAGTATTCGCGACGCGAGGCATTGCGAGCTGGTCTCACGGGGCTCGGCAATGTCGCGTGCGGTCGATGGTTGCAAACCTATGCCCGATGCGCGGCATCGGTCGGGTCGGGAGCGGTCGCCGGCTGCGCCGATTCGCGGCCCGAGCCGGTTGGCCCCGTGGTGGACACCCAAAGCGGCAAGGTGCGCGGGCGCGATGCCGGCGATCCGCGATCCCCTGGCGCCAACCCTATCGTGCACGTGTTTCGCGGAATTCCATTTGCCGCGCCGCCCTTTGGCAAAAATCGATTTCGCGCGCCGATAAAACCGGAGCCTTGGGGCGGGGTGCGCGACGCAACGAAGTACGGGCCGGTGTGCCCGCAGATCGGCAACCGCTTTGCCTGGAAGGGCGGACCGCCCCAAGGTGACGATTGTTTGACCCTCAACGTGTGGACACCCGCGCTGGGCTCGGCGCGCCTGCCCGTGCTGGTGTGGTTTCACGGCGGCTCGTACATGTATGGAACGGGCGCGCTCCCCGGGCGCGAGGGCGCGGCGTTTTCGCGCGACGGGGTGATCCTCGTTTCCTGCAATTACCGACTTGGCGCCGAAGGGAGCCTTTGGGTCGGCGACGAGCCGGGATCGGGCGCATTCGGTCTTCTCGATCAGCTGGCGGCCTTGGGGTGGGTGCACGAGAACATCGCCGCGTTCGGCGGCGCTCCGGACAATGTCACCATCTTCGGCCAATCGGCCGGTGGCACCTCGGTGAGCGCCTTGCTCGCCGTCCCCTCGGCGCGCGGCCTCTTTCGCAGAGCCGTCCCCATCAGCGGCGGCGGCAACGCCACCCGCTCCCCAAAAGACGCGGGAACGATCACGCGCGCCATCTTCGACGCCGCCAACCTCGCGCAAGGCGATTTCGAAGCGCTGCGAGCCCTCCCGCCGGAGGGGCTTTTGCGCGCGCAGGAGATCGTGGGCGCGTCCACGGATCCTTCGCTCAAAGCCATCGAAGTGTACTGGGCGCCCATGCACGGGGGCGACGTGCTCCCCGAGCTCCCCATTCGGGCGGTGGCCCGCGGCGCGGCCAAAGGCGTCGATCTCTTGACGGGGACCACGAGCGAAGAGTGGAAATTCTTCACCGCGCTCTCGCCGGCCGTCCTCGCTCGAGCCGAGCCCTCGATGACCCCCATGATGGAGGCGGCCGGCCGCACCTTCCAGAGCGCCTATGCCGTCTACGAGAAGAACCGCCCCGGGCAGCCGCGCAACGAAATCCTCACGGCCATGGAAACGGATCATTGGTTTCGCATCCGCCAGATCCGGCTCGCCGAGGCGCAGCTCGCGCACCACGGCGCAACATGGATGTATCTGTTCACATGGCCGTCGACCGCTTACGGCGGCGTGCTGGGCGCGGCGCACGCCATGGATATCCCCTTTCTATTCGACGATATTCAATCGTATACCGATTTCACCGGCCCCAATCCCCCCGAGGAGCTCGCGGCGCGCATGCACGGCGCCCTGGTGTCGTTCGCCAAAGACGGCGATCCCGGCTGGGCGCGGTATGAGCCGAGCGGGCGCACGACCATGGAGTTCGGCCGCGCGATCCGTACCGTCGAGGATCCCATGGGCGACGAGCGCGCCGTTTGGGATGGCGTTCAATAGACCGGGTCCAAGGAAGCGACCATCCTCACGGATGCCAGGGATCGCGATCGAGCGGGGGCTTGCTGCTCGAGGAGACCGGGGGCGCGGCGCTCGCCGGCGGCGCCGTGCTCGCGGGCGGCGGGGGTAATTCGACCGTCGCGCTGGGTGCAGACGCCGCAGCGGGCGGCGACGCCGTGGACTTGGGGCTCCCGCCCACGCGCCGGATCGCCGGCCGATTCGGCTGCGCGGGTCGGGTGATGGGCGCGGATCGCACGTGCGGAGCGGGTCGCGCTTGTGGGGCGGATGGCCCTTCTGGAACGACCGGCGGCCGCGCTTCCGGCGCGACCACGGGCGCCGCCGTCTCGGAAACGGCGCCGTCGCGTTCGGGATCGCGCTCTTCGGGCTTGGCCGCCTGCGCCGACACCTGCGCCGGGGCGGACGCCGACACCTGCGCCGACGCCGACGCCACCCCCGGATCCGGCAGCGGCTTTTTGCGCACGAAGTGCATCACCATGGCGCCGGCGGCGAGCAACGCGGCCAGCACCACCGAGGCCTGGAGCGCCCGCCGCGCGCGCGACGTCTTCTTCGCGCGCGAAGGCGGCTCGAACGACGCTCGGTCCAGGAACCCGACGGCGAGCCGCCCCTCCGAGGAATCGTTCGCAGGAGCGAGCCGGGGCGGCGAGGCGTCGTCCGCCGGCGGCGCGTGCGGATCGATGAAGATCGGGATCTCCGCCGAGTTGGTCTCTTGCTTGCGGAGCTCGTTCTCGATGGCCCGCGTCACCTCGGCGTGCGAATCCGCAAAGAGCTCGCTCACGCAGCGGCCGATGTCGCGGCTCCCGCGCGGGGTCGACAGCGTATCCAAGTAGGCGTCGATGGCTTCGGCCAGCTCCGCGGCCGTGCGATAGCGGTTCTCGCGATCGGGCGCCAGCGCGCGCTCGCAAATGCTCACCAGCTGCGGGTGAAGATGCGGATCGACGCTCAGCGGCGACGGAATCTCCCCCGCCGAGACGCGGCTGTAGATCTCCATGTCCGACAGGCCCTTCCAGAGCCGCGTGCGCGTGATCGCCTGCCACACCATCACGCCGAGCGCAAAGATGTCCGCGCGCCGATCGATCCCCCCCTTGCCCTGAAACTGCTCGGGCGCCATGTACGCGCACTTGCCCTTGATGACACCCGTTCGCGTTTGATGCGACGAATCCGCCGCCTTGGCGATGCCGAAATCGAGCACCTTCACCTGCCCCGCGTAGGTGATGAACACGTTGTGCGGGGACACGTCGCGATGCACGATTTGGAGCGGCCGCCCATCGATGTCCGAGAGCTCGTGTGCATAATGCAACCCCGCGGCCACATCGGCGAGAATGCGCAAATGCATCGCAACGGTGAAGCCCGCGCCGGGTCCCGTTTGCGTGCCGATGGTGACCGGCGGAACCGATGGCACCGGCGGGGCGGATGGAACGGGTCCGACCGATGCGACAGGCGGCGCCGGTGAAGCCGATGCGGCCGAAGCGTCCGATCCGGCAGGTGCCGTCAACGTGGCGGAGGTGGTCGAGGTGACCGGGGCCGCCGCGGCGGCCTGCGTGCGCCGGACGATCGCATCGAGGGTCTGCCCCTCGAGGTACTCCATGGCCATGAAGTAGTGCGCGCCGTCGAAGCCAACCTCGTTGATTTGAACGATGTTCGAGTGGTTCAAGCGGGCCGAGAGACGCGCCTCGTCCAGGAACATCTGCCGAAAATCGGGATCCGAGGCCAATGTCGGCAAAAGTCGTTTGATGACTTGCAGCTTATTGAAATGTCCCGGACCTCGAATGACAGCGACGTACACGCGGCTCATGCCGCCATGGCCGATCTCGAGGAGGGGCCGATACTTCCCGGACCCGTGTGCATCGGAGATTGAACCGCGAGAGCCCGGGGGCGTCGAGACGGTCACCGAAGCCACCGGCCCCCGCATAGCAGCTCGTCCACGGTGGGGGCGCAGCGCATCGGTCGACAGTCTACAAAAACGACGTGGGCAATCCAGTCAAACGAACTTTCGATCCGTTTCGACGAATATCTGAGCCGAGCCTCACACGACTTGACCCGCCCGCGTCACTCTTTTGTCTCATCGAGCTAAACAGTCGCTGCAGAGCCCGATGACGTTGCGACAACAGTTACATCTACGTCATCGGTGATCGTCCTCGATCATGTTTTCCGGATCATGCCACCAGTACCGTTCGGCCGCCCCCTCCAGCCCTGGCGCGAGCTGCCGTCCAGCTGCGGCTGCGGGTGCGGGCTTCGGCGGGAACGGCGCCATCAACGCCTCCACCGTGTGCAGCTTCCCGTTCTTCATGACCGCGCGGACGTTTGCCAGGTCCTCGATGCGATCGAGCGGGTTGCCTTCGACGATCACCAGATCGGCGAGCTTCCCCCGCTCGAGTGTGCCCAAGTCGTCCCCGGCAGAAATCGCCTCGGCGGCCAGCTTGGTGGCGGTCTGCAGCGCGCGCCACGGGGGCAGGCCACCCAGCTTCACCTGGGAACGGAGGTTCAAATGAAGCGCGGTGGCCACGTCGTCCAAGGGCGAGTCGGTGCCCGCGAGCATGGTGCCGCCGGCTGCGAGGATGCTGCGGACGGTGTCCTCCTCGCGCCGCAGCGACTCCAAGAGGAGCGTTTGATCCGTAGTTACCGCCGTATCGCGCTTGTTTCGTAGGATGGTCTGATCCCAAGGCGTGTTCAACGCGAGCAGCCGCGGATCGTCCACCATGCCGGGATCGTCGGCGTAGAGCGAGGGCGTGAAGGTGGTGCTGATGCCGAACATCCCCGACAGCCGCAAGGAGTCGCGCATGTCGCCGTAGCTCACGCCGGCCATCGAGCGCGTGTACGCAAACCCCAAACGCGCCGTCGCGCTCACGTGCGTGATCCCGTCGACCCCGTAGGCCATGACCGGCGGCATGTAGTGCGAGGCCACGTGCACGCCCAGGCGCTCGTGGGCAAAGCGCGCGATCTTCGCCTGGTCCCGGTGGGGCAAGCGAACGTACGTCTTGACCATGTCGTAATCGAGGGCCTGCGCGCGGGCGAGCTCGCGCGCGAGCTGGGCGTCACCCCCGGTGACCGGCCGCATGAAATTGTAATAAATGCGCTCGCCGTCGATGGCCTCCCCGGTGGGGAAGAAGCGCGGGCCGACCCGCTCGCCCGACGCAAAAGCCTCCGCCGTCTCCACCGCGCGGTACGCGGGATCGCCGACCGAGTCGAGCGACGTCACGCCGTACGCCAGCCAGAGGCGCCCGAGCCGATCGCCGTGGAACTTGCCGCTGATCCACTGATGCGTGTGCGACTCCCATAGCCCGGGGAGGACCGTCCGGCGCGAAGCATCGATATGGGTCACGCGCGCGCCGTCGTCGGCGTGCGCATCGTGCGGCCGAATGCGCGCGATGCGATGGCCGTCGATCACGAGATCCACGTCG contains these protein-coding regions:
- a CDS encoding gamma-glutamyltransferase family protein is translated as MTTVPMKALGGAAFLLILASAPMSGGQAWAQPAPLMSACDAEPRPPACNAVRGDRAEGWRAQGRAEVMAQHGMVTSSQPLASQAGLQVLMKGGNAIDAAIAASAVLNVVEPMNTGIAGDLFVMVYIAKEKKLYALNASGMAPTGANLERFQSLGYRADPANFGPGSGMPGYGILPVTVPGAAWGWEELLKRFGKKTFKDVLAPAIDYAENGFPISQRIAHDWVLPNALPLRGCCTAPDPDTIKTWYIDGKQPVAGQVFRNADLAKTFRLLAQHGRDVFYKGEIAKAIVAKSNALGGSMTLEDLATYKGEWSTPATSEYRGYRVAELPPPSQAWGTNVMLNVLETCMPKWAPGQSLASLGPRNAKYWHFLVEAKKLAYADLFRYNGDPNFVKIPLADLLSKAHAEKLCSKVDPKRASSTGPAAPVNAGGDTVVLSTADAEGNMVSWVSSNYQSFGSGITVPGYGFVLHNRGSLFSLSPTSPNVIAPHKRPFNTLSAGFVMRNDNTPLMSILLMGGDMQAQGHAQTLVSILDLGANLQAATDMARFHHVQVPNRLELESSLANLIGRDLLSMGHNVVSIDGTPVGGFQSILFTPLPAGAPAGAGAPRVHGFYRAASDHRKDGEAVGW
- a CDS encoding glycosyl hydrolase family 18 protein, with translation MNIARLGWTLVLGALVACSSTESPRSQSGNDGDGPRPGSETGAPGRGPGTGDPNAGNGGGSGGGGGSGGSGSGAAEYAPYFYTWGWGNPVYPFTSLVDMKAKGGPAAVTLAFVLSSGGCAATTDVQEHLADVKAYVAAGGHVKASFGGANGTYLENACADATSLANAITGYVRATGIDDLDFDVEQSGAMTPQVNALRARALATVQKQTGARISLTLAALPRDKFNTPGGLGATSVDVVKAAVAAGVELTHVNLMVMDYGNYFSEGKKMGELAISALTDANAQLRSALSGSSEADAWKMLGATPMIGENDVASEVFTLEDARTLAAFAKSKSLGLLSFWAIHRDQPCGGDTSKAICNRVGGAAFSFHQILRP
- a CDS encoding carboxylesterase family protein; translation: MVDTQSGKVRGRDAGDPRSPGANPIVHVFRGIPFAAPPFGKNRFRAPIKPEPWGGVRDATKYGPVCPQIGNRFAWKGGPPQGDDCLTLNVWTPALGSARLPVLVWFHGGSYMYGTGALPGREGAAFSRDGVILVSCNYRLGAEGSLWVGDEPGSGAFGLLDQLAALGWVHENIAAFGGAPDNVTIFGQSAGGTSVSALLAVPSARGLFRRAVPISGGGNATRSPKDAGTITRAIFDAANLAQGDFEALRALPPEGLLRAQEIVGASTDPSLKAIEVYWAPMHGGDVLPELPIRAVARGAAKGVDLLTGTTSEEWKFFTALSPAVLARAEPSMTPMMEAAGRTFQSAYAVYEKNRPGQPRNEILTAMETDHWFRIRQIRLAEAQLAHHGATWMYLFTWPSTAYGGVLGAAHAMDIPFLFDDIQSYTDFTGPNPPEELAARMHGALVSFAKDGDPGWARYEPSGRTTMEFGRAIRTVEDPMGDERAVWDGVQ
- a CDS encoding serine/threonine protein kinase; its protein translation is MSRVYVAVIRGPGHFNKLQVIKRLLPTLASDPDFRQMFLDEARLSARLNHSNIVQINEVGFDGAHYFMAMEYLEGQTLDAIVRRTQAAAAAPVTSTTSATLTAPAGSDASAASASPAPPVASVGPVPSAPPVPSVPPVTIGTQTGPGAGFTVAMHLRILADVAAGLHYAHELSDIDGRPLQIVHRDVSPHNVFITYAGQVKVLDFGIAKAADSSHQTRTGVIKGKCAYMAPEQFQGKGGIDRRADIFALGVMVWQAITRTRLWKGLSDMEIYSRVSAGEIPSPLSVDPHLHPQLVSICERALAPDRENRYRTAAELAEAIDAYLDTLSTPRGSRDIGRCVSELFADSHAEVTRAIENELRKQETNSAEIPIFIDPHAPPADDASPPRLAPANDSSEGRLAVGFLDRASFEPPSRAKKTSRARRALQASVVLAALLAAGAMVMHFVRKKPLPDPGVASASAQVSASAPAQVSAQAAKPEERDPERDGAVSETAAPVVAPEARPPVVPEGPSAPQARPAPHVRSAPITRPAQPNRPAIRRVGGSPKSTASPPAAASAPSATVELPPPPASTAPPASAAPPVSSSSKPPLDRDPWHP